The nucleotide window TACTTTTACTACAAGCACGCCAAAACAGACAACAATCCGATTTTTCCATTGAATCTTTTTCAGGTTCGGACGTTCCGTGTTGGGATTTTAGGAAATCTTGCTACAAGGCTGGGAATCAGTTCAATTCCGCTTTTGGTTCCGTTGATGATTCAGATCGCATACGGACAATCGGCGCTTACTTCAGGTTGGATTGTTGCACCAATGGCACTTACAGCGATGTTCGGAAAATCTTACGTGATCGGGATTTTGGATAAATTCGGTTACCGCAAGACCTTGATGACCAACACGTTTGTGATTGGCGTCTTGATCTGCTGTTTGGCAATTCCAACAGTTCAAAGTTCGATCTATTGGTACATTCCAATCTTGTTGGTTCTAGGTTTTTTCAATTCCATCCAGTTTACATCGATGAACACGATTTCGATTGCCGATTTGCGACCATATCAAAACAGCAGTGGAAACTCTTTGGTTTCTGTCAATCAGCAGTTTGCGGTTGGATTCGGGATCGCGTTTGGTTTGATAGTTTTGAAATTGTTCGAAGGCGATACCACTTTCATCAAGAACGAAGTTCACAACGCGTTCCGATACACCTTTTTGATTGTCGGATCTCTCACGATTCTGTCCGGTTTTGTTTTTCGAAGACTCAATTTCCGTGATGGCGACAATATGAAATCGGTTTAAAATTAGTACAATTTAACTTCGTCGAACCTTAAGGTTTGGGCAGCTTTATCCGCCTTCCACTCCCAATCTTTTTTGCAGAAGATTTCAGTTTAATTGAACTCGAATACCACGCAAAAAAGGATTTCCGTTCAAGTCGGGCTGCGAATTTCGATATAAAAAGACGATTTGTTAAAATATAAATTTTTCTATCTTTAAAAATTAAAAACTTCTCAAGATGGCAAAAAACAAAACCACCGAAAACAACCTTTCCGTAGATGATTACATCAATAATATCACCGATGAAAAACGCCAAAATGATGTCAGAGAATTGGTCAAAATTTTCGAGGCAACATCAGGATTTCCACCTAAAATGTGGGGCGAGGCCATCATAGGATTTGGAAGCTATCATTACAAATATGAAAGCGGTCACGAGGGCGACGCACCTTTGGCCGGACTTTCCAATCGTGTTGCTCAGATCTCGCTGTACGTTTATCAGGACATAGATGACAAAGAAAATCTATTTTCAAAATTGGGAAAAGTCAAAACCGCAAAAGCTTGCATCTACATCAAGAAACTGGAAGATATCAACATCGATGTTTTGAAAAAGATCATCACCAATTCAATCAAAACCATTCAAAAGATCTACGGCTAAATGGATTTTACAAACTTGCTTGCTACGGAAGTTCAAACCTTCATCAATCAAAATATTGACAGTGACATCAACAGATTATTATTAAAAAAATCACCGTTTCCAAATGTGACGATTCAGGAGATCGTTCAACAGATCAAGGGCAGAAAAGTGGCGCAGAGAAAGTTTCCATTCTTATTGAATGAGAACATTATTTTTCCGCCCAATCTCAATTTGGAACAATCTTCATCGCAATCCACAGCAGAATATAAAGCTAAAGATCTAAAAGGAAAATCATTCCTCGACTTGACCTCTGGTTTCGGGATTGACGCTTTTTTTCTATCTCAAAATTTCGAAGAAGTCACTTTGGTGGAGCAAAATCCAGAATTAATAAAAATCGTAGAACATAATTGGAAAACTTTAAAAAGAAAAGCAAATTTCATCAATCAAAATCTTGAAGAATTTCTTGAAAATCTTGGACAAGCTTCGAATGACGATTTTAGCAATTTTGACGTCGTTTATTTGGATCCTGCGCGAAGAGATCAGAATAACAAAAAGAAATTTCTGCTGGAAGATCTTTCGCCAAATTTTTTAGAAATTGAAGAACAACTTAATTCAATTTCAAACAGGATAATTGTGAAATTTTCGCCGTTGATCGATATTTCATATTTGGTTTCGGAACTTCAAAACATCAATGAGATTAAAATCATCGCCGTTAGAAATGAAGTCAAGGAATTGGTGTTAATTATTGATAATAAGCTATGTACTGCCAACCGACAACCAACAACTATAAGCTGTGTCAACTTGGAATCTGATGAGCCAGAATTTTCTTTTTACATTAATGAAGAGAAATCTGCAACTTCAGAATTCTCAGAAACTCTGAAATTTATTTATATTCCAAACAATTCAATCCTAAAAGCAGGCGCATTCAATATTATTTCAGAAAAATTTGGATTGAAGAAACTGCACCCAAATACGCATTTCTACACTTCGGAACATAAAATAGAAAACTTTCCCGGAAGGATTTTGGAAGTTGAAAAGATCGATGGAAAGGATTTAAAAAAGAATGACCAGTTCAATATCATTTCCAAGAATTATCCTTTGAAACCTGACGAAATCAAGAAAAAATACAAGCTGAAAGATGGCGGAAACCGTTATCTGATATTCACGCAGAGCATCAACGGAAAAGAGATTCTGAGAAGCGTTTGATTTAATGTATTGATTAACAAAATTTTAAATAGATGTTAATTAATGTAGCTTATTTTTAAAAATAATTAAATGAGCGTTCATCTTACCATAAAAATTCACTACATTTGCACGCGTAAAAAATAGATATGCAAAATATTAGAAATATAGCGATTATCGCACACGTTGACCACGGAAAAACAACTTTGGTTGACAAAATTATCCACGCCACAAACATCTTCCGTGAAAATCAGGAGAGTGGTGATTTGATTATGGATAACAACGATCTTGAGAGAGAAAGAGGAATTACGATTTTATCAAAAAACATCTCTGTAACTTATAAAGACGTTAAAATCAACGTTATCGATACACCTGGTCACGCCGATTTTGGTGGTGAGGTAGAGAGAGTATTGAAAATGGCTGATGGTGTTGTTTTGTTGGTAGATGCCTTCGAAGGACCAATGCCACAGACAAGATTCGTACTTCAGAAAGCTTTGGAACTTGGATTGAGACCTCTAGTGGTTATCAATAAAGTAGATAAGCCAAACTGTCGTCCGGACGAAGTTCACGATCAAGTTTTTGACCTTTTCTTCAACTTGGATGCAACTGAGGAGCAATTGGATTTCCCAACGTTCTACGGTTCATCTAAACAAGGTTGGTTCAACACTTCATTGGAACAAACTGACAACATTTTCCCACTATTGGACGGGATCTTAGAATACGTTCCAGAGCCGAAAGTAGAAGAAGGTAACCTTCAGATGCAAATCGTTTCCCTTGACTATTCTTCTTTCTTAGGAAGAATCGCAATCGGAAAAGTGATTAGAGGTGAGATCAAAGAAGCTCAATGGATTGGATTGGCGCAAGCTGACGGAAAAATATTGAAAGGAAAAGTAAAAGAACTTTATATTTTCGAAGGTCTTGGAAAGAAAAAAGTAGCGGAAGTGAAAGCTGGAGATATCTGTGCTGTTGTAGGTTTCGATGCTTTCCAAATTGGAGATTCTTTCGTAGATCTAGAAAATCCAGAACCATTGCCAAGAACTTCTATTGATGAGCCAACGTTGAATATGACGTTCTCTATCAATAATTCACCGTTCTTCGGAAAAGATGGTAAATATGTAACTTCTAATCACCTGAAAGAAAGATTGACCAAAGAACTAGAGAAAAACTTGGCATTGAGAGTTCAACAGACTGATGATGCGAACACTTTCCTAGTTTTCGGTAGAGGTATTCTTCACTTGTCAGTTTTGATTGAAACGATGAGAAGAGAAGGTTACGAAATGACAATTGGTCAGCCACAGGTTATCTTGAGAGAGATCGACGGAGAAAAATGTGAGCCTTACGAATCTTTGGTTGTTGATGTTCCAGAAGAATTTGCTTCTAGAGTTATCGATTTGGCAACTCAGAGAAAAGGAGATCTTCACATTATGGAAACAAAAGGTGAGATGCAACATATGGAATTCGAGATCCCTTCTAGAGGTTTGATCGGATTGCGTTCTCAGATGTTGACTGCTACTGCTGGTGAAGCTATTATGGCACACCGTTTCACAGAATACAAACCTTTCAAAGGGGCGATTCCTGGAAGAAGTAATGGTGTATTAATCAGCAAAACTCAAGGTCCAGCGACTGAATATTCTATCGCGAAACTACAAGATAGAGGTAAGTTCTATGTTGATCCGGGAGAGGAGATCTACGCAGGAATGGTGATCGGTGAGCAAAACAAGCCAGGTGACTTGGTTGTAAACATCGTGGAAGCTAAACAGTTGAACAATATGAGAGCTTCTGGTAAAGATAAAGATACAGGTGTAGCACCAAAAATCTTGTTCTCTCTAGAAGAATGTATGGAATATATCCAAGCTGATGAAGCGATCGAGGTGACTCCTAACTTCATCCGTATGAGAAAGAAGATCCTTTCTGAAGAAGAAAGAAAAAGAGTGGAAAGAGGCGCTAAGTCTTAATCTAATCTTAATTAATATTTAAAGTCCTCAGAAATGGGGACTTTTTTATTATATTCGATCTTCAAAATTCAAAATCATATTAGATTTCATTTTATGAATCATAAACGCCAGTTCCATTTTTTTTGGTTGATACTAATTTCTGTTTTAATCTACAATTGCTCACCACAAAAGAAGCAAGTTAGCAAGATCAAAACGCCACCTTCAAAACCTGTGATCAAGTCAGTTCCGGCCAACGTAAAAGTTGAAGATAATTATCGTGTGGATCTGCCTGCGATCAACAGAGAATTTCGTGGCGCTTGGATTGCGTCGGTTGCGAATATCAATTGGCCGTCCAGAACGAATCTCACATCAGAACAACAGAGATCGGAAGCGATTGAAATGTTGAATATGCTTCAAAATAATAATTTCAATGCGGTGATCTTGCAAGTGCGTCCTTCCGGAGATGCTTTGTACAAAAGTTCTCACGAGCCTTGGTCTTACTTTATGACAGGCGAAATTGGCAGAGAACCTTATCCTTATTATGACCCTTTGGAATTTTGGGTAGAAGAAGCGCACAAACGCGGAATCGAATTGCACGTTTGGCTAAATCCTTACAGAGCGCATCATTCCAACGGTGGAAAAGTTACCTCCCAATCTTTGGCCAACAAATTTTCGGACGTCACTTACAGATTGAGAAATGGAATGTATTGGTTCGATCCGGCAAGTCCGGTTATCCAAGATCACGTCTCTAAAGTTGTTAATGAATTGGTGAAAAAGTACGACATCGACGCTGTTCACTTCGATGATTATTTTTATCCTTACGCGACTTACAACGGTGGTGCGGATTTTCCCGATTCTAAAACCTGGAATGCGTACAGAAATTCTGGAGGAAATCTTACGAGAGCAGATTGGAGAAGAGATAACGTGAATCGTTTCGTGGAAAGGATTTATAAAGAGATCAAAAACGAAAAGAATTATGTGAAATTCGGGATCAGTCCGTTTGGCATCTGGAAACCGGATTATCCAACGGGAATCAAAGGTTCTTCGCAGTACGATGAACTCTATGCCGATGCAAAACTATGGCTCAACAAAGGTTGGGTGGATTATTTCGCACCGCAGTTGTATTGGCCGGTCAATTCCACAGGACAGAGTTTCCCGAGATTACTGGAATGGTGGAAAACGGAAAATAATTTTAATAGACATCTCTGGCCAGGACTCAACACCGTAGAAATTAAAGTTTCTGATAAACCTTCTGAGATTGTCAATCAAATCGAGTTGAGCAGACACATCTTGAAAGATGACACTGGCGAGATTCATTGGAGTATTGCGGGTTTGACCAAAAGTTACAGTATGCAAAATTCTTTGAAGACAAGAGTTTATCAGGATAAAGTTCTGATTCCGAGAAGTCCGTGGTTGAAGACTGACAAGGAACTTTCGCAACCAAAATTAAACTTGAAAAATAATGGAGGCAACATCTCCGCAAATTGGAATTCATCCAATGGTGAAAAGGCTTTCCAATGGGTTCTGTTCACAAAATATGGCAACGAATGGCGAACTCAGATCCTAAATGCTGATATTCAAAATATGGAGATTATAAAGTTTTATAATGGAAAGAATCTTAACACAGTTGCCATCAAAGCCATTGACAGATTAGGAAACGAAAGCGATTATAAAGCAGAGAAAGTGAAATAGGAAAACTACAATTTCAATATTCTCGCAGATCAGGCAGATCAAGCAGATTTTATTCAAAACAAATCTGCAAAATTAGCTTGATCTGCGAGATTTTTTTTAGCTAAGTTTTTAAAATATTTTAAAAATCTTTTAAAAATCTTTGCAACATTAATTTTAAAGAAACATTATCATTAAATTTGATGAAAACTAATCGATGAATTTCACTTTCAAAATTACCTGCACCGACGAAAAAGGCTTGGTTTACAGAATTTCCGAGGTCCTTCTCGAAAACGGTCTCAACATCATCAAAAATGATGAATTCGTGGACAGCGAAAAGTCTCTATTCTTTATGAGAACCGAAGTTGCAGGAATTGCCGATCCTAATAAAGTGATTGCCCAACTCAAGGATCAAATCGGAAATTGTGAAATAGAACTGAGTAGCAACAAACCAAAAGACGTCGTGGTTTTTGTAACAAGAGAACATCATTGTTTGTCAGATTTGTTGATCAGGAATCAATTTAAAGACCTTAATTTTAATATTCTCGCAGTCATTGGGAATTATGAAAATCTACGAGAATTGACAGAGAAATTTCAGATTCCATTTCATTATATTTCGACTGAGAATATCACAAGAGACGAACACGAAAACCTGATCTAAGAAACGCTACAGAATTATAATTTTGATTATTTGGTTTTGGCAAAGTTTATGAGAATTCTGTCTTCAGATTTTGTGGCGAA belongs to Chryseobacterium sp. KACC 21268 and includes:
- a CDS encoding DUF1801 domain-containing protein, with product MAKNKTTENNLSVDDYINNITDEKRQNDVRELVKIFEATSGFPPKMWGEAIIGFGSYHYKYESGHEGDAPLAGLSNRVAQISLYVYQDIDDKENLFSKLGKVKTAKACIYIKKLEDINIDVLKKIITNSIKTIQKIYG
- the typA gene encoding translational GTPase TypA, with amino-acid sequence MQNIRNIAIIAHVDHGKTTLVDKIIHATNIFRENQESGDLIMDNNDLERERGITILSKNISVTYKDVKINVIDTPGHADFGGEVERVLKMADGVVLLVDAFEGPMPQTRFVLQKALELGLRPLVVINKVDKPNCRPDEVHDQVFDLFFNLDATEEQLDFPTFYGSSKQGWFNTSLEQTDNIFPLLDGILEYVPEPKVEEGNLQMQIVSLDYSSFLGRIAIGKVIRGEIKEAQWIGLAQADGKILKGKVKELYIFEGLGKKKVAEVKAGDICAVVGFDAFQIGDSFVDLENPEPLPRTSIDEPTLNMTFSINNSPFFGKDGKYVTSNHLKERLTKELEKNLALRVQQTDDANTFLVFGRGILHLSVLIETMRREGYEMTIGQPQVILREIDGEKCEPYESLVVDVPEEFASRVIDLATQRKGDLHIMETKGEMQHMEFEIPSRGLIGLRSQMLTATAGEAIMAHRFTEYKPFKGAIPGRSNGVLISKTQGPATEYSIAKLQDRGKFYVDPGEEIYAGMVIGEQNKPGDLVVNIVEAKQLNNMRASGKDKDTGVAPKILFSLEECMEYIQADEAIEVTPNFIRMRKKILSEEERKRVERGAKS
- a CDS encoding class I SAM-dependent methyltransferase encodes the protein MDFTNLLATEVQTFINQNIDSDINRLLLKKSPFPNVTIQEIVQQIKGRKVAQRKFPFLLNENIIFPPNLNLEQSSSQSTAEYKAKDLKGKSFLDLTSGFGIDAFFLSQNFEEVTLVEQNPELIKIVEHNWKTLKRKANFINQNLEEFLENLGQASNDDFSNFDVVYLDPARRDQNNKKKFLLEDLSPNFLEIEEQLNSISNRIIVKFSPLIDISYLVSELQNINEIKIIAVRNEVKELVLIIDNKLCTANRQPTTISCVNLESDEPEFSFYINEEKSATSEFSETLKFIYIPNNSILKAGAFNIISEKFGLKKLHPNTHFYTSEHKIENFPGRILEVEKIDGKDLKKNDQFNIISKNYPLKPDEIKKKYKLKDGGNRYLIFTQSINGKEILRSV
- a CDS encoding family 10 glycosylhydrolase — protein: MILISVLIYNCSPQKKQVSKIKTPPSKPVIKSVPANVKVEDNYRVDLPAINREFRGAWIASVANINWPSRTNLTSEQQRSEAIEMLNMLQNNNFNAVILQVRPSGDALYKSSHEPWSYFMTGEIGREPYPYYDPLEFWVEEAHKRGIELHVWLNPYRAHHSNGGKVTSQSLANKFSDVTYRLRNGMYWFDPASPVIQDHVSKVVNELVKKYDIDAVHFDDYFYPYATYNGGADFPDSKTWNAYRNSGGNLTRADWRRDNVNRFVERIYKEIKNEKNYVKFGISPFGIWKPDYPTGIKGSSQYDELYADAKLWLNKGWVDYFAPQLYWPVNSTGQSFPRLLEWWKTENNFNRHLWPGLNTVEIKVSDKPSEIVNQIELSRHILKDDTGEIHWSIAGLTKSYSMQNSLKTRVYQDKVLIPRSPWLKTDKELSQPKLNLKNNGGNISANWNSSNGEKAFQWVLFTKYGNEWRTQILNADIQNMEIIKFYNGKNLNTVAIKAIDRLGNESDYKAEKVK